GCGGACGCGCACTTCTCAGCAGAACCAGGTTATCTACACTGAGTGGGAAGACTCTGACACATAGTCTTACGGTGAAGTGTCATTCACCTCATGCCGGCTTTTTTCGTCAAAGAAATCCAGACTGGAGATCGGAACAACAACCGACGAGGTGATATTGGCTAGGTGCGCAGCCAGGCGCTTGAGATGCCTCGCCAAAAGTGTCATGCAAACGGCCTCATTTGTCTCAAGATTGGATTTGGCCAATCTGTGGATGACTTTGTCGCAGCGCTTGATGATCGTGCGTTCCAGTTGGATGATTTCGTGTGCGGCGCGTTCATCGGACTTGATAAAGGCCTCCCTGGCTTTGAGGAAGAGCGCAGGGAGCTCCTGGTCGGTATTTTCAAAATAATCCTTTAGAAGCTCCGGAGAGAGAGGTTTCTCGAGCAGTTCAGTGACCTCGTACAAATTCTTACAGTAATCCCCGAGCCGTTCCGCGTCTTTGACGACACTCATGAGCACCAAGCAAGCGGGCACATCCACGCCCGGCTGGAGGGACAGGTGCTCCACAATGCGCCTGCGGATCTCGCGCTCCAAGCGGTTGATCTCTCGATCTAAACTGTAGATTCGATCCTTCAGGTCCGCAGACGTCTCTTTTCCGTGCAGCTTTCGATACGCCTCTGTGAACATGACTTCTCCGTCGCGAAGCATACTGTCGAAGTCTCCGAGGACCTGACTGAGGAATTCCTTCCCTTTCCAAAACGCGATCAAATTTTTCAGCATACCGAACCTCCGTGTGATGCCTACTTGGTGAGATAGATGACGATACCTGGAATGACAAAGAAAACGCACAAGATGTAAATGATAGCGAACCACCATCGGCGTGTGACAATGCCGGCAAGTGTTTCTGCTAACCAAATGGGGATGCGTCGCATAAACCGGATTGGGTAAAAGATGAGGATTGCGTAGACGTTGAACAAGAGGTGCACGAGGGCAACGGCTACAGCGGTGCTATTGCCGGTCATGGACGCCAAGAGTGCCGTGACTGTGGTGCCTACGTTTGCGCCCAGCGTGACGGGGTAGACTTGAGTCACAGTCAGAATACCGGCTCCCACCATTGGCACAAGAACCGATGTGGTGATCGAGCTGGACTGGACAAAAGCAGTAAAAAGCATACCCACGATCATTGCTTGAATCCCGGACCGGCACAGCACACGGTGAAAAACTTCTTCGCTGCGAGAAGCCACGAGCCGGCGCATGACTTGGACCAGACCTGTAAGCGAGAGGACCAGAAGTACAAAGGACATGGCGACAAGCGTCCACCCCATCGCTGTATGAGAAAGATGGATCGTGTCCGTTAGAAGATGCTTAATGCCGTCAATGGCGGGCTTAATAATGGTCTTGACCGGACTGGTGAACTTAAGGCCTTCCATGCCTTCCAAGGAGGCGGACAGGAAGATGGCGCTTCGCTCGAGAATATGAGTGTAAAGCTCGATGGGTAAGAGTATGCCTACGGCGAGCAGATTGAAGAAATCATGGACGGTGGCTCCAGCATAGGCCCGGCGGAACTCCTCTTTCCGGGTCACATGGCCCATGGCCACGAGCATATTAGTGATGGTTGTGCCCACATTGGCACCCATCAGAATGGGGACCGCGTTTCGGATGGGCAGGCTTCCTCCAGCTACCATACCGACAATGATCGAAGTGGTGGTCGAAGAACTCTGGACCAGGGAAGTGGCGATCACACCGATCATCAAGGCGACGATAGGATGTGCCGTGGTGTTGAGGACTTTGGCAGCAAAGCCGTTGCCCAACGCCTTGAAACCTGCGCCCATCAGACCTATGGATAATAGAAATAAGTAAAGCAGAAGGATCCAGAATAGGAACCGGAACAGCGCAGAGAACTTAGACTCTGCGGGTTTCTGGGGGGACTTCGAAACCGCGTATTCGCAAGCTCCAGGTTTGGTCAGTTCCATCGGGGCAGCAGTATGGCTCACTAGAT
The DNA window shown above is from Candidatus Omnitrophota bacterium and carries:
- a CDS encoding Na/Pi symporter: MELTKPGACEYAVSKSPQKPAESKFSALFRFLFWILLLYLFLLSIGLMGAGFKALGNGFAAKVLNTTAHPIVALMIGVIATSLVQSSSTTTSIIVGMVAGGSLPIRNAVPILMGANVGTTITNMLVAMGHVTRKEEFRRAYAGATVHDFFNLLAVGILLPIELYTHILERSAIFLSASLEGMEGLKFTSPVKTIIKPAIDGIKHLLTDTIHLSHTAMGWTLVAMSFVLLVLSLTGLVQVMRRLVASRSEEVFHRVLCRSGIQAMIVGMLFTAFVQSSSITTSVLVPMVGAGILTVTQVYPVTLGANVGTTVTALLASMTGNSTAVAVALVHLLFNVYAILIFYPIRFMRRIPIWLAETLAGIVTRRWWFAIIYILCVFFVIPGIVIYLTK